From one Dermacentor silvarum isolate Dsil-2018 chromosome 3, BIME_Dsil_1.4, whole genome shotgun sequence genomic stretch:
- the LOC119446737 gene encoding coiled-coil domain-containing protein 115-like has translation MADRTQTSAAPTETPETTAADTGKLDDSTDREREKLLENAIDSAEKILQLRESLNELIENGLLELARVRYSTGNKSVSALQLNMGEVEALRTVRSNFEDPNQSYPSFELLQPDSTGSTVKEGEVRQRRQAEEPSTEAVESPPKRPTSPSDPLRWFGVLVPQSLRRSQKCFISALEVVVDVANEQSRLAVALDTYRSSQRAATVSEVEP, from the coding sequence ATGGCGGACAGAACACAAACTTCAGCTGCTCCGACTGAAACTCCAGAAACCACCGCGGCGGATACAGGCAAGCTCGACGATTCTACGGACAGAGAGCGAGAAAAGTTGCTGGAGAACGCGATCGATTCCGCGGAGAAGATACTGCAGCTGCGCGAGAGCCTGAACGAGTTAATCGAGAACGGACTGCTCGAGCTGGCACGCGTGCGGTATTCGACCGGCAACAAATCCGTGTCCGCCCTGCAGCTCAACATGGGCGAAGTGGAAGCGCTGCGGACGGTACGCAGCAACTTCGAGGACCCGAACCAATCCTACCCTAGCTTTGAACTACTACAGCCAGACAGCACGGGAAGTACAGTCAAAGAAGGCGAAGTCCGTCAGCGTCGCCAGGCAGAGGAGCCCTCAACGGAGGCAGTGGAGTCTCCTCCGAAGCGCCCGACGAGCCCCAGCGATCCGCTGCGCTGGTTCGGCGTGCTCGTGCCTCAGTCGCTGCGACGCTCGCAAAAGTGCTTCATCAGCGCACTCGAGGTCGTCGTGGACGTGGCCAACGAGCAGTCCCGACTCGCAGTCGCCTTGGACACCTACCGTTCGAGCCAACGGGCAGCGACAGTGAGCGAGGTTGAACCGTGA